The following proteins are encoded in a genomic region of Mycteria americana isolate JAX WOST 10 ecotype Jacksonville Zoo and Gardens chromosome 14, USCA_MyAme_1.0, whole genome shotgun sequence:
- the BLCAP gene encoding apoptosis inducing factor BLCAP: protein MYCLQWLLPVLLIPKPLNPALWFSHSMFMGFYLLSFLLERKPCTICALVFLAALFLICYSCWGNCFLYHCTGSQLPESAHDPSIVGT, encoded by the coding sequence ATGTACTGCCTGCAGTGGTTGCTACCCGTCCTGCTCATACCCAAGCCCCTCAACCCAGCGTTGTGGTTCAGTCACTCAATGTTCATGGGCTTCTACCTGCTCAGTTTCCTCCTGGAACGGAAACCTTGCACGATTTGTGCCTTGGTCTTCCTGGCAGCTTTATTCCTCATCTGCTACAGCTGCTGGGGGAACTGCTTCCTGTATCACTGCACAGGATCCCAGTTGCCAGAATCAGCTCACGATCCCAGCATAGTGGGCACCTAG